In Dendrosporobacter quercicolus, a single genomic region encodes these proteins:
- a CDS encoding Fur family transcriptional regulator — MYEQNVTALLRDRGFKVTPQRLAIYSVLAATRSHPSAEMIFSELQPHYPTMSLATVYKTIEILKEIGLVQILNVGEDSFRYDARTHNHPHVRCMKCNRVDDLEDVDSNEFIDRVAGSTAYRITGQQFYFYGICPECQSAEKNH, encoded by the coding sequence ATGTACGAACAAAATGTTACCGCTTTGTTACGGGACCGGGGCTTCAAAGTAACGCCGCAGCGGCTTGCCATTTACAGCGTATTGGCGGCAACCAGATCTCATCCCAGTGCGGAGATGATTTTTAGCGAATTGCAGCCTCATTATCCGACAATGAGTCTGGCGACTGTCTATAAAACAATTGAAATCCTGAAGGAAATCGGTTTGGTGCAGATTCTGAATGTTGGTGAAGACAGCTTCCGTTACGATGCAAGAACGCATAATCATCCGCATGTCCGCTGTATGAAATGCAATCGGGTTGATGATCTGGAAGACGTCGATTCCAACGAATTTATTGATCGTGTCGCCGGCAGTACGGCTTATCGCATCACCGGTCAGCAGTTTTATTTTTATGGCATTTGTCCGGAATGCCAGTCGGCTGAGAAAAATCATTAA
- a CDS encoding spore coat protein, whose protein sequence is MAQQGQQQGQQQGQQQGQQQGQQQGQQQGQGVQFSDQDVLQLALSQTKMMAASLNTYILEAADEQLRRDYMTVLGDVYNQQKQIFDVMQQKGYYNVQNASPQAISQVKNKFSGQGQQGSQQMQ, encoded by the coding sequence ATGGCTCAACAAGGACAACAACAAGGACAGCAACAAGGACAACAGCAGGGACAACAACAAGGACAGCAGCAAGGACAGCAGCAGGGTCAAGGCGTCCAGTTTTCGGATCAGGATGTTCTGCAGCTGGCCTTAAGTCAGACGAAAATGATGGCGGCATCGCTCAATACTTATATTTTAGAAGCAGCTGACGAGCAATTGCGGCGCGACTACATGACTGTGCTGGGCGACGTATATAATCAGCAAAAACAAATTTTTGATGTTATGCAGCAAAAGGGCTACTATAATGTGCAAAACGCCTCACCACAGGCGATTAGCCAGGTCAAAAACAAGTTTAGCGGTCAAGGTCAGCAAGGCAGTCAGCAGATGCAATAA
- a CDS encoding LytR/AlgR family response regulator transcription factor: protein MLKVLVVDDEAPARDELKYLLSMEAGIAAPEEADGGCAAVGLAARLKPNVVFIDVDMHGMNGLETAAIIRAVAPEALIVFATAYDEYALKAFEIGAVDYLLKPFEQERVHTTVERLKNYCPEEWREAAGRVDEALGFTKVQVKKLPVENKGKIVMVNYSEIIYAYAQAGEVLVVAGGGTYSYSGTLTELQERLEGTNMVRVHKSYIVNMDKVQEVIPWFKGTYWLKVENCPGAEIPVSKSHIKELKNILGLR, encoded by the coding sequence GTGCTTAAAGTTTTGGTTGTTGATGATGAGGCCCCGGCCCGGGATGAACTGAAATATTTGCTGTCCATGGAAGCCGGCATTGCGGCGCCGGAGGAAGCTGACGGCGGCTGCGCCGCTGTCGGGCTTGCCGCCCGGCTTAAACCCAATGTTGTGTTTATCGATGTTGACATGCATGGCATGAACGGGCTGGAAACAGCGGCAATTATCCGGGCGGTTGCTCCGGAGGCTTTAATTGTATTTGCCACAGCGTATGATGAATATGCATTGAAAGCTTTTGAGATCGGGGCAGTTGATTATTTGCTGAAGCCTTTTGAACAGGAGCGCGTCCACACTACCGTTGAAAGACTGAAGAATTACTGTCCGGAAGAATGGCGGGAGGCGGCCGGGCGGGTTGACGAAGCCTTAGGGTTTACTAAAGTCCAGGTCAAAAAGCTGCCGGTTGAAAACAAAGGCAAGATCGTTATGGTCAATTACAGTGAAATTATCTATGCTTATGCCCAGGCCGGCGAGGTCCTGGTAGTCGCCGGCGGGGGAACTTACAGCTATTCCGGCACCTTAACTGAGCTGCAGGAACGGCTGGAGGGTACGAATATGGTAAGAGTGCATAAAAGCTATATTGTGAATATGGATAAAGTTCAGGAGGTTATTCCCTGGTTTAAAGGCACTTATTGGTTAAAGGTTGAAAACTGCCCGGGAGCGGAGATTCCGGTAAGCAAAAGTCATATCAAAGAGCTGAAAAATATTTTAGGGCTGCGTTAG